From Methanobacteriaceae archaeon, the proteins below share one genomic window:
- a CDS encoding amino acid-binding protein translates to MRLNLVLELLDVPGKLVAVLEPIGALGANLVTVIHQRDIKTERGLIPVQITIEGEPNTLDLVMKKLDELGIKVIEMDGVLLKETIKTILIGNIVDRDVKDTMDQINQLEGVRVADLALKMAEEPLDSSARITVEADFGKKEELMHRINSIGHKKDFLVISEV, encoded by the coding sequence ATGCGTTTGAACCTGGTACTTGAACTTCTGGATGTTCCTGGGAAATTAGTAGCTGTATTAGAACCTATTGGGGCTTTAGGAGCTAATTTAGTTACAGTTATTCATCAAAGAGATATTAAAACTGAAAGAGGATTAATTCCAGTTCAAATAACTATTGAAGGAGAACCTAATACTCTTGATTTGGTAATGAAAAAGCTAGATGAGTTAGGAATCAAAGTTATTGAAATGGATGGAGTTCTTCTCAAAGAAACCATAAAAACTATTCTTATTGGAAATATTGTTGACAGAGACGTTAAAGACACTATGGATCAAATTAACCAGTTAGAAGGAGTTAGGGTAGCAGATTTGGCTCTTAAAATGGCTGAAGAACCGCTGGATTCATCTGCAAGAATAACTGTGGAAGCAGATTTTGGCAAAAAAGAGGAACTAATGCACAGAATTAATAGCATTGGTCATAAAAAAGATTTTTTGGTTATTAGTGAAGTTTAA
- the gatC gene encoding Asp-tRNA(Asn) amidotransferase subunit GatC: MKIEKEAEKILKEFSKTLENIPELEETHYIVDNINLTRKDIAHDKNPYRIMRNTNVDENGNMIVEKSKWK; the protein is encoded by the coding sequence ATGAAAATCGAAAAAGAAGCAGAAAAAATCTTAAAAGAATTTTCAAAAACATTGGAGAACATTCCTGAATTGGAAGAAACTCATTATATTGTAGATAACATTAATCTTACACGTAAAGATATAGCTCATGATAAAAATCCTTACCGGATAATGAGAAATACTAATGTGGATGAAAATGGAAATATGATTGTTGAAAAGAGTAAATGGAAATAA